CCCCACACCCAGCCTTTGATGTAGGAGCTAGGGAAGGAACTCCGGTCTTCACAATGGCATGGCCAGCGTCTAGTGGCCGGAGCCACCTCCCCATTCCTAATTCATGGCAATGCCTTTGAGAAGCACAACGTCTCTCACTGTCTTCCCAAGCGGCTTGCTTCTCTCTTAATCCTAGGGCATAAAATCTGTATTCAAATCTCTTAGACGAGCTTTGCTTCAGAAAAGTGTTTGAATTCAGGAGCTGacagcatggctcagtggttaagagcacttgccgccAACACGCACATGACAGCTTGTGGCCcgctgtaaatccagttccagggaatccagagcccacttctgacctccacgggtaGCAGGCACACTCgtggtacacatgtgtgcaggcaaaacagttgcatacataaaataaaataaaaaagaagaaaaaataattatatgggGAAAGGGGCCTCATTTACGAGGTTGTCTagacactgggcatggtggcacattcctttaatcccagcacttgggaggcagaggcaggtggatttagaGGTTGTCTGGGCCAGTGTCCTGCAGTCCTTTTTATGGTACTGAGTTATGTTGaatttttctccctcttgctctggtcCCATTCACGCCAGCCCAtaggttctttatttgtttctcattatggatatgggtggttgtgagccaccatgtgcttgctggtatttgaactcatgacctccggaagagtagtcggtgctcttaaccactgagccatttcagcagcctgatttattttattttattttattttggagacagggttttcctatctagtcctggctaacctggaactcaccgtgtagaccaggctgaccttgaattcagagttccacctgcctctgcctctgcctcctgaggactgggattaaatACAGGGAACACCACGCCTGATGCCCCTAAGGAAGTATATAAATTGCTCTCTGAATTGAGGGGATACATGGGTAATTTGAAGAGACCGTGAGGACGGTGGCCCTTGGTGCAGAAGAGTTTGTGCCACACCGACTCAGTGTGAATGCCACTTGATGGAGGGATCAGCTGTGTCAGTGGGACCCCAGTCATGAGACACAGGGCACAGAGCCAACTCCAAACCTCCCAGACCTACCCCTCCTTCTCCTCAAGGCTTTAAGAGCCCCACCAGGGAGTGGTGTCGTCAGTTTTTGTCTAAATTAAATTAAGTGAGGAGAAAACTGGGGTCATCTGGTGACCCACAACACCAGGCAGCCTCTGGACCGTGTGGCTAATGTGAGCCCAGTGCAGACAGACCCTGCTTCAGACAAACACATCCAATCCGAGAAAGGGAGCCGATTCACCCGAGGTCAGATGTTCAagcctgcatcttttttttttttttctttaatgtgcaTAGGCATTTTATTTGCCTGTATGTAAgtctgagggtgtcagatcccatggaacaggagctacagacatttgtgagcggccatgtgggtgctgggtattaagcccaggttctctgcagaagcaggcagtgctcttaccGCTGAGTCCTCCCCAGCccatgtttgttttgagacatggtcttatgtCTGGCCTAAAACGTGAGACTGCCCCTGCCtccgcctatctctgcctctacTCTCTCTTGCAATACCCTTCCTGAGAGTAGCCTAGGAatgggggacggggggggggaggtgttttgttttgtttttaagaagatgggggctgggctggtgagatgactcagtgggtaagagcacccgagtgctcttccgaaggtcctgagttcaaatcccagcaaccacatggtNNNNNNNNNNNNNNNNNNNNNNNNNNNNNNNNNNNNNNNNNNNNNNNNNNNNNNNNNNNNNNNNNNNNNNNNNNNNNNNNNNNNNNNNNNNNNNNNNNNNNNNNNNNNNNNNNNNNNNNNNNNNNNNNNNNNNNNNNNNNNNNNNNNNNNNNNNNNNNNNNNNNNNNNNNNNNNNNNNNNNNNNNNNNNNNNNNNNNNNNNNNNNNNNNNNNNNNNNNNNNNNNNNNNNNNNNNNNNNNNNNNNNNNNNNNNNNNNNNNNNNNNNNNNNNNNNNNNNNNNNNNNNNNNNNNNNNNNNNNNNNNNNNNNNNNNNNNNNNNNNNNNNNNNNNNNNNNNNNNNNNNNNNNNNNNNNNNNNNNNNNNNNNNNNNNNNNNNNNNNNNNNNNNNNNNNNNNNNNNNNNNNNNNNNNNNNNNNNNNNNNNNNNNNNNNNNNNNNNNNNNNNNNNNNNNNNNNNNNNNNNNNNNNNNNNNNNNNNNNNNNNNNNNNNNNNNNNNNNNNNNNNNNNNNNNNNNNNNNNNNNNNNNNNNNNNNNNNNNNNNNNNNNNNNNNNNNNNNNNNNNNNNNNNNNNNNNNNNNNNNNNNNNNNNNNNNNNNNNNNNNNNNNNNNNNNNNNNNNNNNNNNNNNNNNNNNNNNNNNNNNNNNNNNNNNNNNNNNNNNNNNNNNNNNNNNNNNNNNNNNNNNNNNNNNNNNNNNNNNNNNNNNNNNNNNNNNNNNNNNNNNNNNNNNNNNNNNNNNNNNNNNNNNNNNNNNNNNNNNNNNNNNNNNNNNNNNNNNNNNNNNNNNNNNNNNNNNNNNNNNNNNNNNNNNNNNNNNNNNNNNNNNNNNNNNNNNNNNNNNNNNNNNNNNNNNNNNNNNNNNNNNNNNNNNNNNNNNNNNNNNNNNNNNNNNNNNNNNNNNNNNNNNNNNNNNNNNNNNNNNNNNNNNNNNNNNNNNNNNNNNNNNNNNNNNNAAATTCTGGATGAATGATACAGGTCTCCAGACCTGGTGGCATGGATTTGCCACCTTAGCCACTTGGAAGGGTGAGGCGGAGAGTGAGCAGGGCTCCAGGGGTGGGAACAGCTTGTCCAATGACACAAAGGTCCCCAGGTATTTCTGGGAAAGGGAATACTTGAGTCTGGGGACACAGTGTCAATAAGGTTCAACCTGCACTCTGTGGAGGTGAGGCTGGGAATCAGGAGGTAAGGGGGGTGGAGGGCTCACAGCAAACACACTCCATGCAGGACAACACCATTGACTTCCTGGAGTATGTGGCAGCCCTGAACCTCGTGCTGAGGGGCACCCTGGAACACAAGCTCAAGTGGACCTTCAAGATCTATGACAAGGACCGCAACGGTTGCATCGACCGCCTGGAGCTCCTGGACATTGTGGAGgtcagtgtctgtctgtgggctgctaccccatcccatcccatccgcTTCTCATTCCTGGGGTTCTGCCTGAAGGTGACCTGCTCAACAGGGAGCCGCCTGGCACCGGCTTGGGAGACACCTGTGGTGTGTTCTCTATGGCCATCAAGAAGGTTCGGCTAGCTggtcagtggtggcgcatgcctttaatcccagcactcgggaggcagaggcagggggatctctgtgagttcaaggccaccctgatctacaaagcaagttccaggtcagccagaggtgttacacagaaaaaccatgtctcaaagaaccaaaaccaaacaaaacagaaaacaacaacaacaacaacaataataataataataataggcgTTAATTTgagaaaggaaactaagaaaaCCCAGGCAGCCACCCTTTGATTCCTCcaagtggactgggccctcccacatccatcattaagttaagaaaatgccaaatAACTTGCCTACCGGAAGCATTTTCCCAAATGAGGTTCTCCCTCCCTGGTTGACTCTAGCTAGTCAAATGAACCAGCACATCTGGGTGCTATGTCACTAAGATGCTCAGCCCAGAGGCCAGTGCTGGGTGGTGGCACTAAGGGACACAGGTCCCTGAGAGTCTGTCAGAGGAACTCAGCTCTTTTTCTCTGGCAGGCGATTTACAAGCTGAAGAAAGCCTGCCGTGTGGAGCCGGATctggaacaccagggccagctGCTCACGCCTGAGGAGGTCGTGGACAGGATCTTCCTCCTGGTGGACGAGAATGGAGACGGTAAGAGAGATGCAGTGTGCTGGAAAACTtccctgtctgtgtgtatgcctcccaaaagccccccaccccaaccaccaTGTCCCTGCTACTCTCTGTGAACTGGCTGGAGAAGGGTGGCATGAAATATCAAGGGAGCCAAAAACACCCAAGCAGACATTTGTAGGGGGTTAGAGCAGTTCCGAGAATGGCTGGTGAAGGCTGGGCGTGCAAATAAAACTAattcttcttcattttgttctatgtTCATGGGCAGTTTTGGCCCGCACATATGTCTGTGCGGCAAGTGTGTGCCacgcccacagaggccagaaaagggtctcagatcccctgaaactggagttacagttgggagccaccatgtgggtgctgggatttgaacctgggtccttggcaagagcagccagtgcttttaacccctgagccatctcttccaacCCAaataggttgtttgtttttttttaaaaaaaaaaaaaaaaaaaaaaagataaaaagggacCTGAGATGTGGTTCTGTGGATAAAGGTACTTGTTACCAAACCTAATGGCCATGCATTAAAATCCATGGTACTCAAGTGATTGAAGGAGAGAAGCCAACCACtgcaggtcacacacacacacacacacacacacacttgtgagtGGCAAGAGGCTCCTTTAGAGAACTAACAAGCTGCATAGAATCCCAGGCTGCAGTCCAGTTTGTAGGCGAGGAGGCCTCCGCATAGACCTGTCCTCTGCCTCATGGCCGTCTCTCCCACCCTCGCCCAGGCCAGTTGTCTCTGACGGAGTTCATTGAGGGCGCCCGTCGCGATAAGTGGGTGATGAAGATGCTTCAGATGGATGTCAACCCGGGTGGCTGGATCACGCAGCAGAGGCGGAGAAGCGCCATGTTCTGAGAGCCCAGGGACTCTACGGGGGCCCACATTCCCCTCCAAGACTCCTCCAGGGTCCCCAGGGTTTTACAACGTAGCAGGAGGCCCCTGGCCTTGTTGGCTGAAGCCTGTTCCGGGTTGGTGTGGACTCCCGCAAGGGACCAAGCAATGGCTGCTGGATCTGAAGCAGGGGTTCACCAATCTTCAGGATTCACTAGCATGGTAGGGGTCTGATGTTACTCTGTTCCACGGCTGTTCCTGGAAGAACTGGGTTTTAACTGGGAGATCCTACTAAACTTCAGCGAATCTCAGAGGAAATGGGGCCGGCGAGGGGTAGAGCAAAGGCTGGTAGAACATAGTTTGGAAAGaaagcagggatggggaaggatcATAATGACCCAGTCCAGCCAACCTGAGCACCGGCTGGGGAGGACTCTCCCCAGGGCGTCCTCAGCAAGGATGACAAAGGAGAAGGCTACCTCCATGATCTTCTGCCCTTAGAGACCTGGCGGGCTTATGGGGGATGTTTCAGGTCTCCTTGGTGCTGCTCCCcagttccttctcctcctcctctctctagTGTGAGCCTGCTACCATTTCCATGCCTCCTTAAGGACGGAGACGtcttctctgcatctctggggGTAACCTGGcatttgagttccaggccagacttgGCCTCCGACAGCTGTTGGACTCTCTAACCTCCTTTGGGTCGACTAGGTGGCTGTTAGGTTACCACATAAGCGTCCTTCATGCACCCCATATAGAAGCTAGGCTACCACAgaacctctctgcctttctctgcctctttccatcTGTGCAGCTATGGAAGGCACCTCCGAGGACAGGAAGTAGGACCAGTGTCACACTTAGCAATTCTAGCTGGAGCCTGGTGGATTATTGGTGTGACCTTGAATAGATAGAGATTTCACATTAAAATACAGTCAACCAACTTATTGTCCTGGAGGtgaagtttgtttgcttgtttgagcaAGGCCccacactgtagctcaggctagcctggagttcactgtatagcccaggctagcagaACTCCTGCCTTGGGCTCCGGAGCCCTGACATCATAAGTGTGAGCCCAGGTTT
This portion of the Mus pahari chromosome 18, PAHARI_EIJ_v1.1, whole genome shotgun sequence genome encodes:
- the Guca1b gene encoding guanylyl cyclase-activating protein 2; this encodes MGQQLSWEEAEAAGEMDVAELQEWYKKFVVECPSGTLFMHEFKRFFKVTGNEEATQYVEGMFRAFDKNGDNTIDFLEYVAALNLVLRGTLEHKLKWTFKIYDKDRNGCIDRLELLDIVEAIYKLKKACRVEPDLEHQGQLLTPEEVVDRIFLLVDENGDGQLSLTEFIEGARRDKWVMKMLQMDVNPGGWITQQRRRSAMF